A stretch of DNA from Bradyrhizobium algeriense:
GCCACGAACTGCACTGCGATGGCGCCGAGACCACCGGCGACGCCGGTGATGCCGGCCGAGACGCCGAACGCCAGCGTCTTGTACAGCGCGACATCGACGCCCATGGCGGAGGCCGCGATCTCGTTGTCGCGGATTGCCATGAAGGCGCGGCCCGAGCGCGAGCGCAGCAGGTTGACCGAGGCGATATAGATCCCGATCGTGATCACGAGCGTGAAGTAATACAGCCACATGTCCTGCCCTATCGGCAGGCCGAACGGCGCATCGGGCTTGGTCACGACCAGTCCCTGCACGCCGCCGGTCCAATGCTCGAAGAAGCCGAGCTTCAGGAGTTGCGGCATGGCGACCGCAAGCGCAAAGGTCGCCAGCGCCAGGTAGACGCCGGAGAGCCGCAGCGCCGGCTGGCCGAACACGAAACCGAAGGCAAAGCAGATGACGCCTGCGATCGGCAGCGTCAGCGCGTAGTTCATCCCGACATGTTCCATCAGGATCGCCGACGTATAGGCGCCGACCGCGTAGAACGCGCTTTGGCCGAGCGAGAACTGGCCGCTGCCGCCGGTCAGGATGTTCAGCGCCAGAACGGCAAGGCCGTAGATCAGGAGCATCGTCATCTGGAAGATGATGAAGTTCTTGACGAACAGCGGCGCGAGGGCCAGCGCGGCCAGCACCACCAGCGAGGTGCCCAGGCCGAGCGTCATCGCTCGCTTCGGAACGGCATCGACGGCCGGTGCTTCTGTGACGACTTCTTCGACTGCGCTCATGATCAAACTCGCTTCACGATGGGCCGGCCCAGCAGTCCAGCCGGTTTGACAACCAGGACGGTGATGATCAGCGCAAGCGCGATCGGCAGTTTCAGTTCGTTACCGACGCCGGGAATGTAGGTCCCGGCGAGATTTTCAAACACGCCGACCAGGAAGCCGCCGAGCACGGCGCCGAGCGGTGAGGTCAGGCCGCCGAGGACGGCCGCGGCAAATCCGTAGATCAGCACGCCGCCCATCATGTTCGGCTCCAGGAACACGACAGGCGCGATCAGGATGCCGGCGATCGCGCCGATGGCGGAAGCCATGCCCCAGCCCAGTGCGATCATCCACGATGTGTTGATGCCGACCAGGCGGGCCGATTCCGGCAGCGAGGCGGCGGCGCGCATCGCAAGCCCGATCCGTGTGAACTGAAAGAAGAAATAAAGTGCGATCAGCAGTCCCAGCGTGACGCCGATCATGCCGGCCTGGTGGGTCGAGATCAGCTGGCTGCCGAGGAAGGGTGAGGATCCGAACGGCGATGGATACTGCTTGATGGTGAAGTCCCAGATCAGGCCGGCCACGGAGTTGACGATCGCAAACAATGCGATGAAGCCCGCG
This window harbors:
- a CDS encoding branched-chain amino acid ABC transporter permease, which gives rise to MSAVEEVVTEAPAVDAVPKRAMTLGLGTSLVVLAALALAPLFVKNFIIFQMTMLLIYGLAVLALNILTGGSGQFSLGQSAFYAVGAYTSAILMEHVGMNYALTLPIAGVICFAFGFVFGQPALRLSGVYLALATFALAVAMPQLLKLGFFEHWTGGVQGLVVTKPDAPFGLPIGQDMWLYYFTLVITIGIYIASVNLLRSRSGRAFMAIRDNEIAASAMGVDVALYKTLAFGVSAGITGVAGGLGAIAVQFVAPDGYTITLAISLFLGMVVGGVGWLPGSIVGSAFIIFVPNIAEGISKGLSGAVFGVLLFLVIFLVPHGARQVAMVAQQLIGKLKR
- a CDS encoding branched-chain amino acid ABC transporter permease — encoded protein: MELFTNQVLAGIATGAIYACMALAVVMIYQAIDHLNFAQGEMAMFSTFISWQLMQWGIPYWWAFLATLIISFAGGIAIERLLFKPLAKAPILTNVAGFIALFAIVNSVAGLIWDFTIKQYPSPFGSSPFLGSQLISTHQAGMIGVTLGLLIALYFFFQFTRIGLAMRAAASLPESARLVGINTSWMIALGWGMASAIGAIAGILIAPVVFLEPNMMGGVLIYGFAAAVLGGLTSPLGAVLGGFLVGVFENLAGTYIPGVGNELKLPIALALIITVLVVKPAGLLGRPIVKRV